One genomic segment of Aythya fuligula isolate bAytFul2 chromosome 5, bAytFul2.pri, whole genome shotgun sequence includes these proteins:
- the LOC116489463 gene encoding inositol 1,4,5-trisphosphate receptor-interacting protein-like 1 yields MALALLFVLTFLGFGLQKVKLDADTKERTRQRVEMLQERMTPFLLEIEKRDQERPWHSSIQTVLLSVLLRWQFWFCIGILVFFFWYLWRVLKSIQEPDSSSDEESSSSDSSSSDDDNQGRALPDPNDANSLADYVAQRIYWPLPNPTIIRHQVLEVVEGLLNIYGSIFRKTFFPELQSAIGVGSAFEGWSPHEENIVYCLLIPMTAPPGHSFHIELGNEGDLLARNSSIRVELECTCGMKQASEDMMCFLHHSEEELEKQEPSLLDTLCTGSYLDAEKTAKWFQNFVKTAWVLMPRSQFYNVKVLPSTRSCKFQMTSTTKRNITIEIIFGVQQGDSDIFLSSQRTEAILTPSTTWPQTCAVAEMKFIQHITIEAWFHSLHLKCMQVFARMLVGTSISTYFIKTAIMHLLTIIPLEMWHRDDFLLRLDDIVQYLQCCLEEKRLNHFFFGNEMIPNVIVLPPAFQFSGPVNLFEYLEEDTYAYTRMLEELQELRYRLTRLMIYGQ; encoded by the coding sequence ATGGCTTTGGCACTTCTTTTCGTCCTGACGTTCCTGGGTTTTGGCCTGCAGAAGGTCAAATTAGATGCAGATACAAAGGAGCGCACGCGGCAGCGTGTGGAGATGCTGCAGGAGCGCATGACGCCGTTCCTGTTGGAAATTGAGAAGAGGGACCAGGAGCgcccctggcacagcagcatACAAACTGTGCTCTTATCTGTGTTGCTGCGCTGGCAGTTCTGGTTCTGCATTGGcattcttgtctttttcttttggtaccTGTGGCGGGTTCTTAAAAGCATCCAAGAGCCTGACAGCAGTAGTGATGAGGAAAGCTCTAGCAGTGACAGCTCCAGTAGTGATGATGACAACCAAGGAAGAGCACTACCAGACCCCAATGATGCAAACAGTCTGGCTGATTATGTAGCTCAGCGCATCTACTGGCCACTTCCAAACCCAACCATCATACGCCATCAGGTGTTAGAGGTGGTAGAAGGCCTCCTGAATATTTATGGCTCGATCTTTCGAAAGACTTTCTTTCCGGAGCTGCAGTCAGCCATCGGGGTGGGCAGTGCCTTTGAAGGTTGGAGTCCCCATGAGGAAAACATTGTCTACTGCTTACTTATTCCCATGACAGCCCCCCCTGGGCACTCCTTCCACATAGAGCTGGGCAATGAAGGTGATCTGCTGGCGAGGAACTCCTCTATCCGTGTCGAGCTGGAGTGCACGTGTGGGATGAAGCAGGCCTCTGAGGACATGATGTGCTTCCTCCATCATTCTGAAGAGGAACTGGAAAAGCAGGAGCCGAGCCTCCTAGACACCCTCTGCACTGGCTCCTACCTAGATGCAGAGAAGACTGCAAAGTGGTTCCAGAACTTCGTGAAAACAGCCTGGGTGCTTATGCCTCGGTCGCAGTTTTACAATGTAAAAGTGCTACCTTCCACCCGCTCCTGCAAGTTCCAGATGACAAGCACTAccaagagaaacatcaccattGAGATAATATTTGGGGTTCAGCAAGGCGATTCAGACATCTTCTTGAGCAGCCAGAGGACGGAGGCCATCTTGACCCCCAGCACAACATGGCCACAGACCTGTGCTGTTGCAGAAATGAAGTTCATCCAGCACATAACCATCGAAGCCTGGTTCCACAGCTTACACCTCAAGTGCATGCAGGTCTTTGCCCGTATGCTGGTGGGCACAAGCATTTCCACTTATTTCATCAAGACTGCTATCATGCACCTCCTGACCATCATCCCCTTAGAAATGTGGCACAGGGATGATTTTCTTCTGCGGCTGGATGATATCGTTCAGTACCTGCAATGCTGCCTGGAAGAGAAACGCCTTAACCACTTCTTCTTTGGCAATGAGATGATACCCAACGTGATTGTCCTGCCACCAGCCTTCCAATTTTCTGGCCCAGTCAACCTTTTTGAATACCTGGAGGAGGACACATATGCTTACACCCGCATGCTGGAAGAGCTCCAGGAGCTGCGCTATCGGCTTACAAGACTGATGATCTATGGACAGTAA